In the Methanoregula sp. genome, one interval contains:
- a CDS encoding YqhA family protein has product MFARFLSLRYISLIAVISLFVGAALMFIVGAFRTLNAILFLFFDVGTLIIPEHLDRGTVTSVALVQAVDAFLFALVLLIFSYGIYNLFINSQKESTRQDLPGWLRISSISELKTTLLQVIIVILAVNVLEHVILVGSDALKWETLIIPISIVCLAGALLMMHGVPPGHKNE; this is encoded by the coding sequence ATGTTTGCCCGGTTCCTGTCTTTGCGGTATATCAGCCTCATTGCGGTCATCTCCCTCTTTGTCGGGGCAGCGCTGATGTTTATTGTTGGGGCTTTTCGCACACTCAACGCAATCCTGTTTCTGTTTTTTGATGTGGGTACCCTGATAATACCGGAACATCTCGATCGTGGAACCGTTACTTCAGTAGCCCTGGTCCAGGCCGTGGATGCCTTCCTCTTTGCGCTCGTCCTCCTCATATTCTCCTATGGGATCTACAACCTGTTCATCAACAGCCAGAAGGAAAGCACCCGGCAGGACCTCCCCGGCTGGCTCCGTATCAGCAGCATCAGCGAGCTCAAGACAACACTTCTTCAGGTCATCATCGTCATTCTTGCGGTAAATGTCCTCGAACATGTAATCCTTGTTGGATCAGATGCCCTGAAATGGGAAACCCTGATCATCCCCATCTCGATCGTCTGCCTGGCTGGCGCTCTTTTGATGATGCATGGAGTCCCGCCCGGCCATAAAAACGAATAA
- a CDS encoding VTT domain-containing protein — translation MIDALISIFLHLDQDLPLITQEYGMWTYLILFFIIFLETGFIIFPFLPGDSLLFVGGAAAASGILDPWWLLIVIILGAVIGDTVNYWIANRLGLRIFLERFPTLVKQEHIDRTYGFYEKYGGATIFVARFVPLVRTFAPFLAGIGSMQYRKFLFYNVLGAVCWAVSIVLLGYYAGTLTIVKQNMSLLFLAVALLMGGTILLIVASIIKGYFMQKKAGSG, via the coding sequence ATGATTGACGCGCTCATCAGCATCTTCCTGCATCTCGATCAGGATCTGCCGCTCATCACCCAGGAATACGGGATGTGGACCTACCTCATCCTGTTCTTCATCATATTCCTGGAGACCGGTTTTATCATCTTTCCGTTCCTCCCAGGTGATTCTTTGCTCTTTGTTGGCGGCGCAGCTGCCGCGAGCGGAATCCTTGATCCCTGGTGGCTGCTGATAGTCATTATCCTCGGTGCTGTTATCGGCGATACTGTGAACTACTGGATCGCCAACCGGCTCGGGCTGCGCATCTTTCTCGAACGGTTCCCGACCCTGGTCAAGCAGGAGCATATTGATCGCACCTACGGGTTTTACGAGAAATACGGGGGGGCTACTATCTTTGTTGCCCGCTTTGTCCCCCTTGTAAGAACGTTTGCACCGTTCCTTGCCGGGATCGGGTCCATGCAGTACCGCAAGTTCCTGTTTTATAATGTCCTCGGCGCAGTCTGCTGGGCAGTCAGCATTGTCCTGTTAGGATATTATGCGGGGACGCTGACCATTGTCAAACAGAATATGAGCCTGCTCTTCCTTGCCGTTGCACTGCTCATGGGCGGAACCATCCTCCTCATTGTCGCCAGCATCATCAAAGGCTATTTCATGCAGAAAAAAGCCGGGTCCGGTTAA
- a CDS encoding archaellin/type IV pilin N-terminal domain-containing protein, with the protein MRSFKNDNAFTGLEAAIVLIAFVVVAAVFSYVVLGAGFFTTQKSQEVVHTGVQQASSTLEIVGNVYGTAPTAGASITVINFTAALAPGGTPVDFDKVVLTYSNATQLQTLTQAAKGTEPNAGQWGIAAVQNQITDDSVLERGEQFDIMAKPTNGITKNDYFSLEVKPSIGAALGITRTAPASIQQINILY; encoded by the coding sequence ATGAGATCTTTTAAAAATGATAATGCATTCACCGGTCTTGAGGCAGCGATTGTGCTCATCGCATTCGTTGTCGTTGCAGCGGTGTTCTCGTACGTGGTGCTCGGCGCCGGTTTCTTCACAACCCAGAAGAGCCAGGAAGTCGTCCACACGGGTGTACAGCAGGCAAGCTCAACCCTTGAAATCGTTGGTAATGTGTATGGTACGGCCCCTACTGCCGGAGCGTCAATCACTGTAATTAATTTCACAGCGGCATTAGCTCCCGGTGGAACCCCGGTTGATTTTGACAAGGTTGTATTGACCTACAGCAATGCTACCCAACTCCAGACCCTGACGCAGGCCGCCAAAGGAACGGAACCCAATGCAGGGCAATGGGGTATTGCAGCCGTTCAGAACCAGATAACGGATGACAGCGTTCTTGAACGTGGAGAGCAGTTCGATATCATGGCAAAGCCAACTAACGGGATAACGAAGAATGACTACTTCTCCCTTGAAGTCAAGCCCTCGATCGGTGCGGCTCTCGGTATAACCCGTACTGCCCCGGCTTCAATCCAGCAGATTAACATCCTCTACTAA